One part of the Candidatus Limnocylindrales bacterium genome encodes these proteins:
- a CDS encoding nucleotidyltransferase family protein yields MSGISNKISIWGIRPEVELLLDCARTHMDPERAERIKRISQEGLDWDYLLRTALLHRTTPLLYWHLNILCPEVVPKTILDQLRDFFHGNVRRNLFLTGELLKLLSLLEVHKITAIPYKGPILALSAYGNLAFRHFDDLDILIRKQDILKAKDLLISQGYRPKYPFFSTREEAYLEFHRQLPFTRDDGIGVVELHTATTQKYLSFPDPESLWSRLTPVSFQGTQVLTLSSEDLLLILCIHGAKHLWERIGWICDIAELIRTHPDIDWEWTLEQARTLGGERALLLGLYLATDLLGTSLPQEISQKLSDPVVKNLARRLSNKLLQKSNPRPGIFEPSLFQPLYLQMRERLQDRVRYGLYLPYLAITPTREDHQFLPLPASFFFLYYLIRPIRLTGKYFWRLFRRLL; encoded by the coding sequence TTGTCCGGAATTTCCAATAAAATTTCAATATGGGGTATTCGCCCCGAAGTCGAACTACTCCTGGATTGTGCCAGGACCCATATGGATCCTGAAAGGGCCGAACGAATTAAGAGAATATCGCAGGAGGGGTTAGACTGGGATTACTTGCTCCGGACGGCGCTGTTGCACAGAACGACGCCGCTTTTGTACTGGCACCTTAACATCCTCTGCCCGGAAGTTGTTCCGAAAACTATTCTGGATCAACTACGAGACTTTTTTCATGGTAATGTCCGGCGTAATCTTTTCCTGACCGGAGAACTGCTTAAACTCTTGAGCCTGTTGGAGGTCCATAAAATTACTGCGATTCCCTACAAAGGACCGATTCTGGCTCTGTCTGCATATGGAAATCTTGCCTTTCGGCACTTCGATGATCTGGACATCTTAATCCGCAAGCAGGATATCTTGAAGGCCAAGGATCTTTTAATTTCCCAGGGGTACCGGCCGAAATATCCTTTCTTTTCCACACGTGAAGAAGCTTATCTGGAATTCCATCGACAACTCCCCTTTACCCGGGACGATGGCATAGGGGTGGTAGAGTTACATACGGCAACTACCCAGAAATACCTCTCTTTCCCCGATCCGGAGTCCTTATGGAGTCGCCTTACTCCGGTATCTTTCCAGGGTACCCAGGTTCTGACGCTCTCTTCCGAGGATTTACTCCTTATTCTCTGTATACATGGGGCCAAACATTTATGGGAAAGGATAGGATGGATCTGTGATATTGCCGAACTGATTCGAACCCATCCCGACATAGACTGGGAATGGACACTGGAACAGGCCAGGACCCTGGGTGGAGAGCGGGCCTTGTTGCTGGGCCTTTATTTAGCTACCGATCTTCTGGGCACTTCCCTTCCCCAGGAAATCTCTCAAAAGCTGTCCGATCCGGTGGTAAAAAATCTTGCCCGGCGGTTATCCAACAAACTTCTCCAGAAGTCAAACCCTCGACCTGGAATTTTCGAACCCTCCCTTTTCCAACCCCTTTATCTCCAGATGCGGGAGCGTTTACAGGACAGGGTTCGATATGGTCTTTATCTTCCCTATCTTGCCATAACCCCGACCCGCGAAGACCATCAATTTCTACCCCTACCGGCATCTTTCTTTTTTCTTTATTATTTGATTCGGCCAATCCGACTGACCGGAAAGTACTTCTGGAGGCTCTTTCGGCGTCTTCTCTGA